Part of the Ostrinia nubilalis chromosome 25, ilOstNubi1.1, whole genome shotgun sequence genome is shown below.
ATGAAGAATGATGTCCTAAAGAGACTACTGTTAATTTCTTCTCCTTTCTTTCATCCTAAACAGCAAGAAgggaaaatgaaaaataaagaagaaaataacaaaatcctaTCAAGTGTCTCTCATCCTAAAATTCAAGAAAGGAACAGGGACAAaaggaaaaagaagaaaaattacaaaaatcaaCAGTTTATTCGTCATCGTTGTCGGAGTGCAGGTAGCGCACCTCCGGGTCATGCGTCGCGCGGCCGCGCAGCGTGGCCAGCGCCGCCCGCCCCCGCGCGCCCCTCGCCCCCGCCGCTAGCCACGCCAGCCCCGCGCCGCATACCAGCACCGCCAGCGTGATCAGAACCCCCCTCCAGGCGCTAGATTTAGCTGGAAATAATgttaagtcatcatcatcatttcagccataggacgtccactgctgaacataggcctcccccaatgctttccacgttgatcgattggtagcggcctgcgtccagcgcttccctgctacctttacaatGTCGTCGGTCTATTGCCGGATAATTTTAAGTACAATTCGTTGACTTGTGATTCTGGAAAGGGAAACGTATGAGAAAAAGGTCGACCCATAGACCTCGTAAAGGtataggaaggcgctggattttGCTAAAAATAATTCCAAACTTTCAGCTTGTAGTTGTGGCAAGCATAACGTAGGTGGTCCACCATAAGACGACATCTTAAAGGTATAGGATGGccctggatgtaggccgctaccgATCGGCCAATCGGGAAATCATTGTCTCTCATTGGCTTATCTTCAGGAGTGGTAAATGAAAGTTTAGTCCTACACTCCCTACGCTCTAACTTAGGAAATAGGTTTAGGAGGCCTTATGTTAGCATAttctcccttagtcgcctcttacgatatCGAAAAGAGTCAGTATGGTCCTATACTCTACAGTCTACCGCAACCACACGGCTATTACACTAAGGTATAATATCAACTGCTTACTTTAGGGATACATAGCGCTGTCTGGAAttgtccaaaaatatttatttatttaaagtgtcTGTAGGTcaccattcatcatcatcagcactCATTTCACACAATATTTCACATTCGACCTCATTTTCATAAAACAGCCGCAGAAAAAGAAACCGCTCAGAACGTCAAGTGTCAAGTGACTGACAGCAAGgaaaaactgtacatttttgacTATTGTAATTTTTCATCAAAGTTTTAGGGCGTCTATCTTAAATTTCTGGATTGTAAATATTCTTCTCCTTCTTTTCCTTTTTGTATGAGTGCGTGTTTTAAACTGTAAATTCTGTAAATGGCTTCTGTTATTTCCGCGTGACACGTCATACAGGGTGGCTCCGGACCACCTCTAAATGTCTATTACTAAAACATGAAGCCTACCTATAAACGATCTAATGGCGTACATACCTGGTGTTGATGTTGGTCGATATAGTGCATTTGTTGCATCCGTGGCATTAGCCTTCCTTATCCTTGGTTTAGGAGCCTTCGTATACTTCACAAACTTGGTCGTTCTAACTGTTGACGTGGGTAGTACAGGTGTACCCTTTGCCATTTTAGTTGGCTTGTAATCAACAAACGGTCGAACCATTTTTGGTGTTGTGAGTTTTTGAATCTTTTCCGTGGTGTTGACGTTTGCATTTATTGCGTCTTTCTGGAAAACCGTATCTTTCGTCACTCTTGGTTGCACTCTTTTTGTGGTACTACTTGTTGTGGTACTAGTAGTTGTGCTAGTTGTTggatgtgttgttttttcggTAGTAACAACTTTTGTGGTTGCTCTAGATGTTGTTTTAGGTGTTCTTGTAGGCGGTTCTGTTGTTGACGCGATTCTAACAACTGCAGTGTTTTCCACTCTTTCTGTTGTGTTTTTGGCGACTAGTTTTTGGGTTTGAGGTAGTTCTGCTGAGTTTAGATTTGTGTCTTCGGTGGTAGAGTCTGAAATtgtatttaactttttaatacaCGCCCTAAAACTTAAGCTGCATAAATAGACAGACGTTGCAAGTATCTTATTATCATATTCCAAATGTgctgaaatgtaaaaaaatggACAGATAATCTTACCTATCATATCGAGGCAGACTTCGAAGTAGTCGGGACAGCAGTTATAGCTGACGAGGCAGGTATACGCGCAGCTACACCCTATCAGGGCCAGGTTGCCACTTCCACATCTGCCCTCGCATGTGCTAGCTGAAAACATAATAACGTTAAGCCGACATGAAATTCAGTTACATACATTTTTCAATGAGTTCACAAGGTCAGCGGTTAGTCTCAAACAATTTTGtcaatgcgaaagtttgtatggatgtctggatgttaaatcaaatcaaatcatttattttgcgAAAATGGGTTTACATCAGTAGGTGTTACAATTTTAACATGTTGCATTTTtgactttacagtattattgtttataacccagaataacataggctataatttatgacgatctgtgacaaactaaatttcacgcggttgAAGCCGCCGGCAAAAGCTTCATTAAAGTTAGGTACTTTATgcaggtattttttattttggagTTCTAGGTCAGTTTATACTCGTATAACCTTCAACCATTTCTGTTAATGAACTAAGTAGGTACGCAGTTCTAATCGTGAAGGAAATGAATAGTCACCACAATATTATGAAGTCCTAACTGATTACTCAAATTACGTTTTGCCTAAGGTTGCTGGTaaagaatgccacatggcattaagttcgccttttgtaccgctttttttgtgtgtgcaataaagattttaaatctttacttataataaatctgtagacaggtcaattctgtacatgaaatatattttcaaaataactatcaggggctgattagtgatcgatactgatgccaaaaatgcaatcagtaaaatttttgtctgtctgtctgtctgtctgtatgttccttatagaaacaaaaactactcgacggattttaacgaaacttggtacaattattcttcatactcctgggcaggttatagtatacttaggaattcccacgggaacgggaattagcgggaaaatccttttgtatgaaaaatctaaaccgtttaagttagacgcttgaaatttggcatgcaggtaccttagtaaacttaaagcttagttacaacaggatattgctaaattcccacgggaacgggagttagcgggaaaaaacatttgtatggaaaaatctaaaccgcgtaagatagataaagggggtaaaacgggatccacgcgtacgaagtcgctagtcaataaataaattactcacGTAACATAGCTGGAGGTGGAGTGACCATGTTTCTCTTGGCTATAGTACAGTTCTCCCCTTGCAGTATGGCGACATCGTCGATGGCTATGTCACTGGTGAATCTCTTGCCTCGAATGCCTTCCATCACTATCTGGAAGATAAATAGTTTTGTATGAAGACGACTTTAATAACACTGTGGTCTCGTAAGTCATCGTCATAAAAACCATCATTGGACTTAACgaacattgaaaaaaaaagaattggtaaaattggtccaggtgTTGTTCAGTTATGCGCTATACCAACacatagtttctgagatttcgtgatgagtgactcagtcagtcaatcttttgcttttataaattttataattatggatttatttttattggcatTTGTACAAGAAGCGCAAGTGATTATCCGAGACAGGATTTTTTTAGGGCTGTGTTTTTCAAATTCTTTTTCCACACCTGTAATTTCACTAAACCTATTTTAGAAAAGGTCATAGAATCAAATCAAAGGTCAAAGATTGTTTTAGTTAAATAACATTTCTGATTTACCTGAAAATTATCACCGAAATCATGAAGCTGGGAGACCCCCCTATACCAAAAGTCCCCCTGGTCTCCCCATTGCTCAAACAATACGTATTTCTTCCTTGTTTCTTCTGGCAGCTTGAGCATGGTCTGAAGAGGAATGTTGTCTGGTTTCTGGTACACCCTCAAGCCTCCGAGGTACCtggaaaacattattttgttcaTAAATCTTAGGTGCCCATCAATCCAAAATAATTCGTGCATTAGAAAAACCCTTCATCCATGAGCATCTGGTTCTGGTATAACTAAAACTCCAAACACCAAATGTTTTTATGTCCTAAAAGATATACCTATCCCCATTTGCTTTTAACCACTCAGTCCAAATTATTAAAGCTACAGACGCAGGTGGTTGGGCCTAGGTTGAATTTCCAAGTGGaacacagaaaaaaaaaataactttatgtGACTTCCCTTTAGTCAGATCATTGGAGACGTGAGTCAAATTGTACAAAAAAATCTGTAAGTTTCCGATCCAAATGATCCATGCTAGaagataagaagaagaaggtaTGTCTAGAAAATGCCCACCTGCCAAACATGTGGTAGTAGAAGGAGAAGCACCCATCCTTAGCTATTTCCATGTCGTATATGGGTGAGATGAGACGCGCCGTCTCGTTCTCTAGTCGGGACGAGCTCTCTATGTACATGTAATACCCtggaacataataaaatagCTTTTTAATGTGTCCCAAGTAACTGTGCTCAATACTTAGTAGTTTAGTAATTAGGCACTTCAGGATTTCAAATCTTCAGAATCAGAAAAGCAAAGATGCTTGGATCCTGAATTCGAACAA
Proteins encoded:
- the LOC135084111 gene encoding MAM and LDL-receptor class A domain-containing protein 1-like — encoded protein: MFKWILFLSVLSVIDAEMVPGQCVVPRLANGRLRWRSRSKLIRFSCNYGFELVGSRYATCRNAQWDTPKPTCVKPGCPVPQLTNGLVITSRSDAFLVFFCLPGFKLVGTTAMYCDGKSWNTTMPSCVDSTMVSKTSCDFEDPDLCGWAQDSLHDFDWERLNRKTPSSFMNTGPSYDHTIGKGGAGYYMYIESSSRLENETARLISPIYDMEIAKDGCFSFYYHMFGRYLGGLRVYQKPDNIPLQTMLKLPEETRKKYVLFEQWGDQGDFWYRGVSQLHDFGDNFQIVMEGIRGKRFTSDIAIDDVAILQGENCTIAKRNMVTPPPAMLPSTCEGRCGSGNLALIGCSCAYTCLVSYNCCPDYFEVCLDMIDSTTEDTNLNSAELPQTQKLVAKNTTERVENTAVVRIASTTEPPTRTPKTTSRATTKVVTTEKTTHPTTSTTTSTTTSSTTKRVQPRVTKDTVFQKDAINANVNTTEKIQKLTTPKMVRPFVDYKPTKMAKGTPVLPTSTVRTTKFVKYTKAPKPRIRKANATDATNALYRPTSTPAKSSAWRGVLITLAVLVCGAGLAWLAAGARGARGRAALATLRGRATHDPEVRYLHSDNDDE